One genomic segment of Planktothrix sp. FACHB-1365 includes these proteins:
- a CDS encoding SRPBCC family protein: MPSRQVFEQSILIRASATVVERCFTELELMHQWLNPMLRCEPIDIWDTNVGGRCRFVIKLPLLQPTLKTVVLEREPGLIVWGFEGYFQGCDRWECVPEIAGTCLLNRFEFEIPNPLIEFGFNRFAAALTKSDMEAQLRRLKQVAERVKN; encoded by the coding sequence ATGCCATCTCGTCAAGTTTTTGAACAATCCATTTTAATTCGGGCCAGTGCAACGGTTGTAGAACGATGTTTTACCGAGTTGGAACTCATGCACCAATGGTTGAATCCTATGTTACGTTGTGAACCGATTGACATCTGGGATACAAATGTAGGCGGTCGTTGTCGATTTGTGATTAAACTTCCTTTATTACAACCAACGTTAAAAACGGTGGTTTTAGAACGGGAACCGGGGTTAATTGTTTGGGGATTTGAAGGGTATTTTCAAGGCTGCGATCGCTGGGAATGTGTCCCAGAAATTGCTGGAACTTGCTTATTAAATCGATTTGAATTTGAAATTCCTAATCCTCTGATTGAATTCGGGTTTAATCGTTTCGCGGCTGCTCTTACAAAATCAGACATGGAAGCTCAATTAAGACGTTTAAAACAAGTCGCTGAACGAGTTAAGAATTGA
- a CDS encoding alpha/beta hydrolase has translation MSLTSGRWFQKVRNPYQFFTQGLSKYISLALAMILGLTISLGIFAQPAPAIDELRLMYGPANISLSIVDLQTFAQTGDQSNQLRSLVTLAKLTPDQVQQFRQALNYSVQIPTNVVNDLLDSTYGRLVVGAFNQFVASGSTVDVAVDKVIAALRNVTRDGQLSMLELLLSYQGVNAITINVQDLINLYNDVSNLGEQAIAFLKAQPAVQQRLCQ, from the coding sequence ATGAGCTTAACATCAGGACGTTGGTTTCAAAAAGTTCGTAACCCCTACCAATTTTTTACTCAGGGTCTATCTAAATATATATCCCTTGCATTAGCAATGATTTTGGGATTAACAATTAGTTTAGGAATATTTGCTCAACCTGCACCTGCTATTGATGAGTTAAGATTAATGTATGGGCCAGCCAATATTTCTTTATCAATTGTCGATTTACAAACCTTTGCTCAAACTGGGGATCAGTCCAATCAACTTCGTTCTTTGGTTACTTTAGCTAAACTGACTCCAGATCAAGTTCAACAATTCCGTCAAGCTCTCAATTACTCTGTTCAAATTCCGACTAATGTGGTCAATGATCTGCTGGACTCCACCTATGGCAGATTAGTAGTAGGAGCTTTTAATCAATTTGTGGCTTCAGGAAGTACCGTTGACGTTGCCGTTGATAAGGTGATTGCTGCATTACGCAATGTAACCCGTGATGGTCAACTCTCAATGTTAGAATTACTTCTCAGCTACCAAGGAGTTAATGCGATTACGATTAATGTTCAAGATTTGATCAACCTCTATAATGATGTTTCTAATTTAGGGGAACAAGCGATCGCTTTCTTGAAAGCTCAACCCGCAGTTCAACAACGCCTTTGCCAATAA
- a CDS encoding SirB1 family protein yields MNYLQARQRFFQEIQQPEEQIDLAKAALYIAQEEYPEIEPEEYLNALDTMASEILERLPQERYPLRVIQTINHYLYEDLGFRGNKNNYYDAKNSYFNEVINRRTGIPITLSLVYLELCKRIDFPMVGIGMPGHFLIRPEFEDAKIYVDAFNQGEILFPEDCTTRLTQIYQQPIEMQPEFLAAVNPRQFLGRMLMNLKVIYLNEGKIEQALGVIERILLLFPDSVNEKRDRGILYYHQQQWREAQQDLENYLEILPMAQDAAIIRQILDQMSQNM; encoded by the coding sequence ATGAATTATTTACAAGCTAGACAACGCTTTTTTCAAGAAATTCAACAACCGGAGGAACAAATTGATTTAGCAAAAGCGGCTCTTTATATTGCTCAAGAAGAATATCCAGAAATTGAACCGGAAGAATATCTCAATGCTTTAGATACAATGGCTTCGGAAATTTTAGAACGATTACCCCAGGAACGTTATCCTCTGCGGGTGATTCAAACGATCAATCACTATCTCTATGAAGATTTAGGATTTAGGGGGAACAAAAATAACTATTACGATGCCAAAAATAGCTATTTTAATGAAGTCATCAATCGACGAACCGGAATTCCGATAACCCTTTCCCTCGTTTATTTAGAGTTGTGTAAACGCATTGATTTTCCGATGGTAGGGATTGGAATGCCAGGGCATTTTTTAATCCGTCCTGAGTTTGAGGATGCCAAAATTTATGTGGATGCGTTTAACCAGGGAGAAATTTTATTTCCCGAAGATTGTACAACTCGATTAACACAAATTTATCAACAACCTATCGAAATGCAACCCGAATTTTTAGCGGCAGTTAATCCCCGCCAATTTTTAGGTCGGATGTTGATGAATTTGAAAGTTATTTATTTGAATGAAGGCAAAATTGAACAAGCTTTAGGAGTGATTGAACGGATTTTATTGCTGTTTCCAGATTCAGTAAATGAAAAACGCGATCGCGGTATTCTCTACTACCATCAGCAGCAATGGAGAGAAGCACAGCAAGATTTAGAGAATTATTTAGAAATTCTACCAATGGCTCAGGATGCTGCTATAATCCGGCAGATACTGGATCAAATGAGCCAGAATATGTAA
- the murQ gene encoding N-acetylmuramic acid 6-phosphate etherase, whose protein sequence is MEQWESRGHLLTEQINASSQNLDQLSSLELVDLFNREDVQTLLAIARSRESLAQAIDLTTAALHQGGRLFYVGAGTSGRLGVLDAAECPPTFCTPPELVQGIIAGGAGALVRSSEDLEDQAEDGANVIALRQITHKDVVVGITAGGTTPYVQGALQAARQRGAKTVFIACVPVDQVEFEADVDIRLLVGPEILAGSTRLKAGTVTKMALNILSTSVMVKLGKVYGNRMIDVAVTNKKLQDRALRILMDLTEINREEAEFLLEKSGKSVKLALLMKWTGLDALSSQELLDQHQGQLRQAVLSLKP, encoded by the coding sequence ATGGAACAGTGGGAGTCGCGGGGACATTTATTAACCGAACAAATCAACGCGAGTAGTCAGAATTTAGATCAACTTAGTTCTTTAGAATTAGTCGATTTGTTTAACCGGGAAGATGTACAAACGTTACTGGCCATCGCCCGTTCCCGTGAATCATTGGCCCAAGCCATTGATCTGACCACTGCCGCCTTGCATCAGGGAGGGCGACTGTTTTACGTTGGCGCGGGAACCAGTGGTCGTCTAGGGGTTTTGGATGCGGCGGAATGTCCTCCCACCTTCTGCACCCCTCCAGAATTAGTGCAGGGTATTATTGCGGGAGGGGCGGGAGCTTTAGTCCGCAGTTCTGAAGATTTGGAAGATCAAGCTGAAGATGGGGCAAATGTGATCGCCTTACGGCAAATTACTCATAAGGATGTGGTGGTTGGAATTACGGCCGGAGGAACGACACCTTATGTACAGGGGGCATTACAAGCTGCCCGTCAACGGGGGGCAAAAACGGTGTTTATTGCCTGTGTTCCCGTAGACCAGGTAGAATTTGAAGCGGATGTGGATATTCGCTTATTAGTAGGGCCAGAAATCTTAGCAGGTTCGACTCGATTAAAAGCTGGAACCGTGACAAAAATGGCGTTAAATATTCTCTCAACCAGCGTCATGGTTAAGTTAGGAAAAGTCTATGGCAACCGCATGATTGATGTGGCAGTAACGAATAAAAAATTACAAGATCGAGCCTTAAGAATTTTAATGGATTTAACAGAAATTAATCGAGAAGAAGCCGAATTTTTATTAGAAAAAAGTGGAAAATCGGTGAAGTTGGCGTTATTGATGAAGTGGACAGGATTAGATGCCCTATCCAGTCAAGAATTATTAGATCAGCATCAAGGACAATTAAGACAAGCCGTATTAAGTCTTAAACCGTAA
- a CDS encoding lipid-A-disaccharide synthase-related protein produces the protein MTVKILSLSNGHGEDAIAVRILRELQQQPHPLELAALPLVGLGQAYGQLDNVPIIGPVKSLPSGGFIYMDQDQLWRDLQAGLFPLILQQYQTLRQWVKQGGFILAVGDIVPLFLAWLSGANYVFVGTAKSDYYLRDEQGQLPLTQMWQWYRYFDSIYFPWECWLMKNSRCRGVFPRDTLTTQTLQKYSIPALDFGNPMMDDLEPITTRFHQPHLEQEERQRSLVIILLPGSRPPEVYHNWDLILQGVHNIIQEFTDPNQGLMVLPGNHVLSYQRLVFLAAISPGLELLSFCEPLTALGWQESPDIPLSDINFSWAHGELIFSLQKVTLILTNQAFNECLRLGDVALAMAGTATEQFVGLGKPAIAIPGTGPQFTPTFADNQHRLLGPSLIVGQNPTEIPEILRSLLRNPDRLQLIAENGKRRLGQPGASRRIAEYLSTNFTV, from the coding sequence ATGACGGTTAAAATTCTATCTTTGAGTAATGGTCATGGGGAGGATGCGATCGCAGTTCGGATTTTACGAGAACTTCAGCAACAACCCCACCCCCTAGAATTAGCCGCTTTACCCCTGGTGGGACTGGGACAAGCCTATGGTCAACTGGACAATGTACCGATTATTGGCCCGGTAAAATCTCTCCCTTCTGGGGGATTTATTTATATGGATCAAGATCAACTTTGGCGAGATCTCCAAGCCGGGTTATTTCCGTTAATTCTCCAGCAATATCAAACCCTTCGTCAGTGGGTCAAACAAGGGGGATTTATTCTCGCCGTTGGGGATATTGTTCCTTTGTTTTTGGCTTGGTTGAGTGGTGCTAATTATGTTTTTGTGGGGACAGCAAAATCGGACTATTATCTGCGGGATGAACAGGGACAGTTACCCTTAACTCAAATGTGGCAATGGTATCGCTATTTTGATTCGATTTATTTTCCTTGGGAATGTTGGTTAATGAAAAATTCTCGCTGTCGAGGGGTATTTCCCAGAGATACATTAACGACTCAAACGTTACAGAAATATTCTATTCCCGCCCTTGATTTTGGAAATCCCATGATGGATGATTTAGAACCCATAACAACTCGTTTTCATCAACCCCATCTTGAACAGGAAGAAAGACAGCGATCGCTGGTAATTATTTTACTTCCCGGTTCTCGTCCTCCCGAAGTTTATCACAATTGGGACTTAATTTTACAGGGGGTTCACAATATTATTCAAGAGTTTACTGATCCGAATCAAGGTTTAATGGTTTTACCCGGAAATCATGTCCTTAGCTATCAACGGTTAGTGTTTCTAGCTGCGATTTCTCCTGGTTTAGAGTTATTATCCTTTTGTGAACCTCTTACGGCTTTAGGGTGGCAAGAAAGCCCGGATATTCCCCTGTCTGATATTAACTTTTCTTGGGCTCATGGAGAATTAATTTTTTCTTTGCAAAAAGTAACATTAATCTTAACCAATCAAGCCTTTAATGAGTGTTTAAGGTTAGGAGATGTTGCCCTGGCAATGGCGGGAACTGCGACAGAACAGTTTGTCGGTTTAGGGAAACCTGCGATCGCAATTCCCGGTACAGGGCCACAATTTACCCCAACCTTTGCTGATAATCAACACCGTCTATTAGGGCCATCCTTAATTGTTGGGCAAAATCCCACAGAAATTCCTGAAATCTTGCGATCGCTGCTTCGCAACCCGGATCGATTACAATTAATCGCAGAAAATGGCAAACGTCGCCTGGGACAGCCAGGAGCGAGTCGTCGCATTGCTGAATATTTATCAACAAATTTTACGGTTTAA
- a CDS encoding diguanylate cyclase domain-containing protein — protein MILPPPLSPLLDCLIIDSHDQDVQHLSQILGEQGYFIRTAFNGSVALKELNFKLPDIVFLDYLEYQNQEFCLDIFLKLYHNQCQNIIIVFLISSPEQSRFLPLEPSFHCDSIRKPFYPEEVILRIRNIWHDGQNQKAMEQSRLQLKQEISARQKAEQQLEQINQQLQTTTEQLKHLSRFDSLTQLANRPYFDEYLFREWQRLAREKIPLSLIIGDVDGFQGYNEAYGYYQGDICLQTLAQTMSTCIKRPADLVARYSGEEFAILLPHTGSSGAIEVAKLIRAKIKQLEISHPKSQISSYLTLSLGVATAIPLPDLPPDPLITVAEEALQEAKRQGCDRIGVGVSWR, from the coding sequence ATGATTTTGCCACCTCCCCTATCTCCTTTATTAGATTGCTTAATTATTGATTCCCATGACCAGGATGTACAACATCTATCTCAAATTTTAGGGGAACAAGGGTATTTTATTAGAACTGCCTTCAATGGATCTGTGGCATTAAAAGAGTTAAACTTTAAGCTACCTGATATTGTTTTTTTAGATTATTTAGAGTATCAAAATCAAGAATTTTGTCTGGATATCTTTTTAAAGCTTTATCATAATCAATGCCAGAATATTATTATTGTTTTCTTAATTTCCTCTCCTGAACAGAGCCGTTTCCTTCCGTTAGAACCCAGCTTTCATTGTGACTCAATTAGAAAACCTTTTTATCCTGAAGAAGTTATTCTAAGAATTAGAAATATTTGGCATGATGGTCAGAATCAGAAGGCTATGGAACAGTCCAGACTTCAGTTAAAGCAAGAAATTTCGGCTCGTCAGAAAGCAGAACAACAACTTGAACAAATTAACCAACAGTTACAAACGACAACGGAACAGTTAAAGCATTTGAGTCGGTTTGACTCCTTAACACAATTAGCAAACCGTCCTTATTTTGATGAATATTTATTCAGAGAATGGCAACGTTTAGCCCGCGAAAAAATACCCTTATCCCTAATTATTGGGGATGTGGATGGGTTTCAAGGTTATAACGAAGCTTATGGATATTATCAGGGAGATATCTGTTTACAAACCCTTGCTCAAACGATGAGCACTTGCATTAAGCGTCCGGCGGATTTAGTCGCTCGTTATAGTGGGGAAGAATTTGCCATCTTGTTACCCCATACGGGCAGTTCGGGGGCGATAGAAGTTGCCAAGCTGATTCGAGCTAAAATTAAGCAGCTTGAAATTTCCCACCCTAAATCCCAGATTAGTTCCTACCTGACGCTTAGTTTAGGGGTGGCAACGGCAATTCCTCTGCCTGACTTACCTCCAGATCCCTTAATCACCGTTGCTGAGGAGGCTCTACAGGAAGCCAAACGGCAAGGTTGCGATCGCATTGGCGTAGGAGTAAGTTGGCGTTAG
- the urtA gene encoding urea ABC transporter substrate-binding protein has product MVKKRLGRRKFLVYGSAAFGSAFFLKGCANSAVNTTSPTTANSPNPTATTASTSTGSGDTIKVGILHSLSGTMAISETTVVEAEKLAIKEINANGGVLGKQIEAVVEDGASDWPTFAEKAQKLIDQDKVVTVFGCWTSASRKAVKDVFESKNHMLWYPVQYEGQECSKNIFYTGAAPNQQIEPAVQWLFDNKGQEFFLVGSDYVFPRTANTIIKEQLAAIGGTTVGEDYLPLGNTEVTPIITKIKQALPNGGVIFNSLNGDSNVAFFKQLQGAGMTPDKYPVMSVSIAEEEVRQIGKEFLLGHYAAWNYFQTVDTPANKKWVEAFKAEYGQDRVTNDPMEAAYIMVYLWKQAVEKAGTADDLEKVRLAAVGQSMDAPEGQVTMFPNHHISKTVRIGQVRDDGLFNIVWATEGPVDPVPWNQFVPATKGYACDWTDPNKGEKFQMQGT; this is encoded by the coding sequence ATCGTGAAAAAAAGATTAGGTAGACGCAAATTCTTAGTTTATGGTTCAGCAGCCTTTGGAAGCGCCTTTTTCCTCAAAGGTTGTGCTAATTCTGCCGTCAATACCACCAGTCCAACAACGGCAAATTCTCCCAATCCAACCGCTACAACCGCAAGTACCAGCACAGGAAGTGGCGATACAATTAAAGTGGGAATTCTTCACTCTTTGAGTGGAACAATGGCAATTAGTGAAACCACTGTTGTTGAAGCCGAAAAATTAGCAATTAAAGAAATTAATGCCAATGGTGGGGTACTCGGTAAACAAATTGAAGCCGTGGTTGAAGATGGGGCTTCTGACTGGCCGACCTTTGCCGAAAAAGCCCAAAAATTGATTGATCAAGATAAAGTTGTGACGGTGTTTGGATGCTGGACATCGGCTAGTCGTAAAGCGGTAAAAGATGTCTTTGAATCCAAAAACCATATGTTATGGTATCCGGTTCAATACGAAGGTCAAGAATGTTCTAAAAACATTTTTTATACAGGTGCCGCCCCAAACCAACAAATTGAACCTGCTGTTCAATGGTTATTTGATAATAAAGGTCAGGAATTTTTCTTAGTCGGATCAGACTATGTGTTTCCCCGCACCGCAAACACCATTATTAAAGAACAATTAGCAGCCATTGGTGGAACAACTGTTGGCGAAGATTACTTACCGTTAGGCAATACGGAAGTTACCCCGATTATCACCAAAATTAAGCAAGCCTTACCCAACGGAGGCGTAATTTTTAATAGCCTGAATGGGGATAGTAATGTAGCTTTCTTCAAACAATTACAGGGTGCAGGAATGACCCCTGATAAATATCCCGTAATGTCAGTAAGTATTGCGGAAGAAGAAGTGCGACAAATTGGTAAAGAATTCCTTTTAGGTCACTATGCAGCTTGGAATTATTTCCAAACCGTTGATACTCCTGCTAATAAAAAATGGGTAGAAGCTTTTAAAGCGGAATATGGACAAGATCGAGTCACAAATGACCCCATGGAAGCCGCTTATATTATGGTGTATTTGTGGAAACAAGCAGTAGAAAAAGCGGGAACGGCTGATGATTTAGAAAAAGTTAGATTAGCGGCTGTTGGTCAAAGTATGGATGCTCCCGAAGGTCAAGTCACGATGTTCCCGAACCATCATATTTCTAAAACCGTGCGAATTGGACAGGTTAGAGATGATGGATTATTTAATATTGTTTGGGCAACAGAAGGCCCGGTTGATCCCGTACCTTGGAACCAATTTGTACCTGCAACAAAAGGTTATGCTTGTGACTGGACAGATCCCAATAAAGGCGAGAAATTCCAAATGCAAGGAACATAA
- a CDS encoding branched-chain amino acid ABC transporter permease: protein MQDLFIAIFNGISIGSVLLMAALGLAIVFGLMGVINLAHGELIMLGAYTTFVVQNIFKPLGEPLFSTYIIFAIPIAFIVTALAGLALERGVIRFLYGRPLETLLATWGVSLILQQLVRSISTTFLMGIIIFCLLFFGGLWVLRRQTNWEKIQQWAISVLFLLSSGIAFTVGLVIGQSQKALAKPWFSARNVDVTAPPWLRGGLELGTFQIPYSRVFIIVLTILCLIGINWFFNKSNWGLRIRAVTQNRTMSACLGIPTSTVDALTFSIGSGLAGIAGCAITLLGSVGPNTGQNYIVDTFMVVVVGGVGNLLGAVIAAFAIGVSSYLIGSGTLALLLTNINAAPFFVDFFNFFATTSMAKVLVFVLIIAFLQVKPSGIFPQKGRTAEL from the coding sequence ATGCAAGACCTATTCATTGCCATCTTTAATGGAATTAGCATCGGTTCGGTGTTGTTAATGGCAGCATTAGGACTCGCTATTGTTTTTGGACTCATGGGTGTGATTAACCTCGCTCATGGGGAACTGATTATGTTAGGAGCCTATACAACCTTTGTCGTTCAAAATATCTTCAAACCGTTAGGTGAACCTTTATTTAGTACCTATATTATTTTTGCGATTCCCATTGCCTTTATTGTCACAGCTTTAGCAGGATTAGCCTTAGAACGAGGGGTAATTCGGTTTCTTTATGGAAGACCTTTAGAAACCTTATTAGCAACTTGGGGTGTGAGTTTAATTTTGCAACAATTGGTTCGCAGTATCAGTACCACATTTCTGATGGGGATTATTATCTTTTGTCTGCTATTTTTTGGAGGATTATGGGTACTGCGTCGTCAGACGAATTGGGAGAAAATTCAACAGTGGGCGATTTCTGTTTTGTTCTTATTATCATCAGGAATAGCCTTTACAGTCGGATTAGTGATTGGACAAAGCCAAAAAGCCTTAGCAAAACCTTGGTTTAGTGCCAGAAATGTTGATGTCACTGCTCCGCCTTGGTTGCGAGGAGGCTTAGAATTAGGTACATTTCAAATCCCCTATTCCCGTGTTTTTATTATTGTTTTAACGATTCTTTGTTTAATTGGAATTAATTGGTTTTTCAATAAATCTAATTGGGGGTTAAGAATTCGCGCTGTCACTCAAAATCGTACCATGAGCGCTTGTTTAGGCATTCCCACAAGCACCGTTGATGCGCTAACTTTTTCCATTGGTTCAGGACTGGCTGGAATTGCGGGATGTGCGATTACATTATTAGGATCAGTCGGCCCTAATACCGGACAAAATTATATTGTGGATACCTTCATGGTTGTCGTTGTTGGAGGAGTCGGAAATCTTTTAGGAGCCGTAATTGCCGCCTTTGCTATTGGTGTCAGCAGTTATTTAATTGGTTCAGGAACCTTAGCTTTATTATTAACTAACATCAATGCTGCGCCATTCTTCGTTGATTTCTTCAATTTTTTCGCAACAACCAGTATGGCAAAAGTCTTAGTGTTTGTGTTAATTATTGCCTTTTTACAAGTTAAACCATCAGGAATTTTTCCACAAAAAGGGAGAACAGCCGAACTATGA
- the urtC gene encoding urea ABC transporter permease subunit UrtC — protein MKDEISILAKTKKQKRQKLLIEGAGIIGFSLFFAILMPLILPIFRLQLLGRFLALSIAALGIDLIWGYTGLLSLGHGIFFALGGYALAMYIKLQLPPGEIPEFFTLYGVNDLPGLWKPFYSFPFTLFAVIVIPGIVAGLLGYLVFRNRIKGVYFSIITQAALIVFFNFFNGQQQLINGTNGLKTETDKIFGFVVGSPPVQLAFYEITILFLIAIYLLCRWLTSGRFGNLLIAIRDDEFRLRFSGYNPTWFKVLVFSISGAFAGIAGALYTVQTGIITPNAMDVAFSIEMVIWVAVGGRGTLVGAILGTLLVRLGRTVLSEQFPEVWLFFQGALFLIVVTVLPDGIVGWIRTIGVDKIRSIFGFPKAVITYPRLEEDPEIELEREEFEQKITKD, from the coding sequence ATGAAGGATGAGATTAGCATTCTAGCTAAAACTAAAAAGCAGAAACGTCAAAAACTGCTGATAGAAGGGGCAGGTATTATCGGGTTTAGTTTATTTTTTGCGATTCTGATGCCCTTGATTTTACCGATTTTTCGGTTACAACTATTGGGTCGATTTCTGGCCTTATCAATTGCTGCATTAGGCATTGATTTAATTTGGGGATATACGGGATTATTGAGTTTAGGACATGGCATCTTTTTTGCTTTAGGCGGTTATGCCTTAGCCATGTATATTAAATTGCAACTTCCCCCAGGTGAAATCCCAGAATTTTTTACCCTCTATGGTGTGAATGATTTACCCGGTTTATGGAAACCATTTTATTCCTTTCCCTTTACCCTGTTTGCGGTTATTGTGATTCCGGGTATTGTTGCTGGATTATTAGGCTATTTAGTCTTTAGAAACCGGATTAAAGGGGTATACTTTTCGATTATTACCCAAGCCGCGTTAATCGTTTTCTTTAACTTCTTTAACGGTCAACAACAACTGATTAACGGAACCAACGGGTTAAAAACGGAAACCGATAAAATCTTCGGATTTGTGGTCGGTTCTCCCCCGGTTCAGTTAGCGTTTTATGAAATTACCATTCTGTTTTTAATTGCCATCTATTTACTGTGTCGCTGGTTAACCAGTGGACGGTTTGGTAATTTATTAATTGCTATTCGAGATGATGAATTTCGCCTGAGATTTTCCGGTTATAATCCCACTTGGTTTAAAGTATTAGTCTTTTCCATTTCAGGTGCATTTGCTGGAATTGCAGGAGCTTTGTATACCGTCCAAACCGGAATTATTACCCCAAATGCGATGGATGTTGCCTTTTCAATTGAAATGGTGATTTGGGTGGCTGTGGGTGGACGAGGAACCTTAGTTGGGGCAATTTTAGGAACGTTGTTAGTTCGGTTAGGAAGAACCGTATTAAGTGAACAATTTCCCGAAGTGTGGCTGTTTTTCCAAGGGGCATTATTCCTCATTGTGGTGACAGTATTACCCGATGGAATTGTGGGATGGATACGAACCATTGGAGTTGATAAAATTCGTTCTATATTCGGATTTCCAAAAGCCGTTATTACCTATCCCCGTTTAGAAGAAGACCCTGAAATCGAGTTAGAACGCGAAGAATTTGAACAAAAAATCACCAAAGATTAA
- the urtD gene encoding urea ABC transporter ATP-binding protein UrtD — MTAKILEINDVTVSFDGFKALNHLTFSMDVGELRVIIGPNGAGKTTFLDVITGKVQPTEGQVIFKGRNLRKMPEYQIACFGIGRKFQTPRIYLNLTVRDNLDLACNRNKNVFPTLFQRTTGGEIRTVAGLLETVGLIAKADFPAALLSHGEKQRLEIGMLVAQSPDLLLVDEPVAGLTDEETENVGNLLLALAESHSIIVIEHDMEFVRQIARTVTVLHQGSVLCQGDMDEVQNDPRVIEVYLGKQEEE, encoded by the coding sequence ATGACTGCTAAAATTTTAGAGATTAACGATGTCACCGTCAGTTTTGATGGATTTAAAGCTCTCAATCATCTAACTTTTAGTATGGATGTGGGGGAATTACGAGTGATTATTGGCCCCAATGGAGCCGGGAAAACGACGTTTTTAGATGTGATTACGGGCAAAGTTCAACCCACCGAAGGACAGGTGATTTTTAAAGGGCGTAATCTTAGAAAAATGCCCGAATATCAAATTGCTTGTTTTGGCATCGGGCGAAAATTCCAAACCCCTAGAATTTATCTCAATTTAACCGTTAGAGATAATTTAGATTTAGCGTGTAACCGCAATAAAAATGTATTCCCTACCTTATTTCAACGCACAACTGGGGGAGAAATTAGAACCGTTGCGGGACTATTAGAAACCGTTGGATTAATTGCTAAAGCTGATTTTCCTGCTGCCTTATTATCTCATGGGGAAAAACAACGGTTAGAAATTGGAATGTTAGTGGCACAATCTCCTGATTTATTATTAGTTGATGAACCGGTAGCGGGTCTGACCGATGAAGAAACAGAAAATGTCGGCAATTTGTTATTAGCGTTAGCCGAAAGTCACTCTATTATTGTGATAGAACATGATATGGAATTTGTTCGACAAATTGCTCGAACAGTAACGGTTTTGCATCAAGGTTCGGTATTGTGTCAAGGGGATATGGATGAAGTTCAAAATGACCCCCGTGTGATTGAAGTTTATTTAGGAAAACAAGAGGAAGAATAA